GCCAACCTGGAAAAAATCTTTCTCCTTCTATTATCTCTCCTGTATAACAAGTTTCTTTTCCTATTGCAAAGGAAACTTTAGCTTTTAACTCTGGATCTTCTTTCATTAGTTTATTTAAAACATCCTCTATTGGAGCTAGAACTTCCTCCTTAGTCTCACCTACTAGTAATCTTCTATCATAAGTTGCTCTGCAATAATCAGGAACTACAGAAGCTCCAGGATAAGGTGAAGATTTTATATCTGTTAACTCTAAAATTCCTTTTCCTAATTCCGTTTCTGGAGGAACTATTTTTCTAATCTCTTCAATTATTTTACCCATTTTATATACTGCATTAATTCCTTTATCTGGGTTTGCTGAATGAGCAGGTTTTCCAAATGTCTCTAAAACTATTTCTCCTCGTCCTCTCTGACCAATTTTTAGATTCAATTCCGATGATTCTCCAATAACTACGTAATCTGGTTTTACATATTTTGATATTTCTCTAGCTGCAATTCCTTCGAAAATTTCTTCATGTACAACTCCAGCTACATAAATTTCTCCTGCAAAATCTTTTTTACAATCCTCTGCAAAATAAGCACTTGCAACCATAAAAGCAGCGGTTTGCCCCTTCATATCTGAAGTTCCTCTTCCGTAAAGCTTTCCATCAGAAATTGTACCACCATATGGATC
This genomic window from Cetobacterium sp. NK01 contains:
- a CDS encoding YgeY family selenium metabolism-linked hydrolase yields the protein MLTKKREEFVIKFLQEMIQQPSNSGKESGVVEVIRKNLLDMGYDSVHIDKFGNVIGCIKGNKPGKKILFDGHIDTVPVQGREKWKHDPYGGTISDGKLYGRGTSDMKGQTAAFMVASAYFAEDCKKDFAGEIYVAGVVHEEIFEGIAAREISKYVKPDYVVIGESSELNLKIGQRGRGEIVLETFGKPAHSANPDKGINAVYKMGKIIEEIRKIVPPETELGKGILELTDIKSSPYPGASVVPDYCRATYDRRLLVGETKEEVLAPIEDVLNKLMKEDPELKAKVSFAIGKETCYTGEIIEGERFFPGWLYSEDDEFVQKAYRGLKDVGLEPEITQYSFCTNGSHYAGEAKIKTIGFGPSKENLAHTIDEYIELDQLFKGIKGYYGILKSIYDK